A single window of Sulfitobacter sp. JL08 DNA harbors:
- a CDS encoding calcium-binding protein, whose translation MFLLAGLLGLVAVGSVMLVPTGDDPDTPETDPDQLLPEDGAIISGTASADILQGMGGNDQINGYASDDHISGGPGDDHLFGDVGNDTLDGDAGNDVLHGQNGQDTLRGGDDQDQLYGQNGNDNLLGGADSDVLVGGDGQDHLYGGSGNDALHGGLGDDTLIGADGQDTIFGGWGNDVLSGVQDEAQSNGGAGRDFLNGGGGDDTILAGRDDVVTAGDGDDTIVLGDWITGGQPASIVDYHPQDDQIIVVWDDATAAAPHLDIVRDADQPQDALILLGGQAIAQVSDAPDLDADAIILIAQSQVLEGAASPALLALFQMG comes from the coding sequence ATGTTTTTGCTTGCCGGGTTGCTGGGCCTTGTTGCCGTCGGGTCTGTGATGCTGGTGCCAACCGGCGACGATCCGGATACCCCGGAAACAGACCCGGACCAGCTGTTGCCCGAGGACGGAGCCATTATTTCCGGTACGGCAAGTGCCGACATTTTGCAGGGTATGGGCGGGAACGACCAGATCAACGGCTACGCCAGCGATGACCATATTTCAGGCGGGCCGGGCGACGATCATCTGTTCGGCGATGTCGGGAACGACACGCTTGACGGAGACGCCGGAAACGATGTTCTGCACGGGCAGAACGGGCAGGACACATTGCGCGGTGGCGATGATCAGGACCAGCTCTACGGCCAAAACGGCAATGACAATCTGCTTGGCGGTGCGGACAGCGATGTTCTGGTGGGTGGCGACGGGCAGGACCACCTGTACGGCGGTAGTGGAAATGACGCGCTTCACGGCGGATTGGGCGACGACACCCTGATTGGCGCAGACGGGCAGGACACAATATTCGGCGGTTGGGGAAATGACGTTCTGTCAGGCGTGCAGGATGAGGCACAATCAAACGGCGGGGCAGGCCGCGATTTTCTGAACGGGGGCGGCGGGGACGACACGATACTGGCCGGGCGCGACGATGTTGTAACGGCGGGCGACGGGGACGATACAATCGTACTGGGCGACTGGATTACCGGCGGACAGCCCGCAAGCATTGTCGATTATCACCCGCAGGACGATCAGATCATCGTGGTTTGGGATGATGCCACTGCCGCCGCGCCGCATCTGGACATTGTAAGGGATGCAGACCAGCCACAGGACGCGCTTATTCTGCTGGGCGGTCAGGCAATCGCCCAAGTCAGTGATGCGCCCGATCTGGACGCGGATGCCATTATCCTGATCGCACAGAGTCA
- a CDS encoding DUF5665 domain-containing protein: MSEETQQDMPTAEAMNRMSEALETLNSHRFFKVNNSFWRMLWFQLARGLAFGLGTALGASLLVSVVAWWLSQVEFVPILGDWASQILESMDTTQQ, from the coding sequence ATGAGCGAAGAAACGCAACAGGACATGCCAACCGCCGAGGCGATGAACCGGATGTCAGAGGCATTGGAGACGCTGAACAGCCACCGGTTTTTCAAGGTCAACAATTCGTTCTGGCGCATGTTGTGGTTTCAACTTGCCCGCGGCCTTGCCTTTGGTCTGGGCACCGCGCTGGGCGCCAGTCTGCTGGTGTCTGTGGTTGCGTGGTGGTTAAGCCAGGTGGAATTCGTACCAATTCTCGGCGACTGGGCGTCACAAATCCTCGAGTCGATGGATACGACGCAGCAATAA
- a CDS encoding DUF1643 domain-containing protein, whose amino-acid sequence MITRTHTKGDAPSVAVYSDCERYRYSLTRIWDHSGKRVMFVMLNPSTATEVQNDPTVERCERRARALGFGGFRVTNIFAWRDTDPRQMRAAQDPVGPENDAAIIEGCRWADQVVAAWGTHGAHLGRGAQMAALLHNTGTPVFHLGLSKDGHPKHPLYIAYARHPERWGIMNGADT is encoded by the coding sequence ATGATCACACGCACCCATACCAAGGGCGACGCGCCCTCTGTGGCCGTCTATTCGGATTGCGAGCGGTACCGCTATAGCCTGACCCGCATTTGGGATCATTCCGGCAAGCGGGTCATGTTCGTGATGCTTAACCCGTCCACCGCCACCGAAGTGCAGAATGATCCAACCGTGGAACGCTGCGAGCGACGGGCGCGGGCGCTGGGATTTGGCGGCTTTCGCGTCACCAATATCTTTGCATGGCGCGACACCGATCCGCGCCAGATGCGGGCCGCACAGGATCCGGTGGGGCCGGAAAACGATGCGGCCATAATTGAAGGGTGCCGCTGGGCCGATCAGGTCGTCGCGGCCTGGGGGACACATGGCGCGCATCTGGGACGCGGGGCGCAAATGGCCGCCCTGTTGCACAACACCGGCACACCGGTGTTCCATCTGGGGTTAAGCAAGGATGGCCACCCCAAACATCCGCTGTACATTGCCTATGCTCGGCATCCCGAACGCTGGGGCATCATGAACGGAGCCGACACATGA